A genomic stretch from Barnesiella intestinihominis YIT 11860 includes:
- a CDS encoding BT_3928 family protein, whose translation MANKTIKDNRKSSLIQWLVFLSRLIVGGTFVFSGFVKVIDPYGTVYKFQDYFSAFHLDFLSSFAMLFSVALSVIEFVLGVHLLFGSYRKSTPRLIFIFLCVMTPVTLYLAIANPISDCGCFGDAVHLSNWATFFKNVLLLIIVLFLVYRNTSLRALYNQQVQWLTGLYSLLFVFFFVYIGTYYQPYLDFRPYKIGVNIPEALAVEEPEREFVFIYEKNGERKEFLLDNLPSEEEGWVFVDRYEKTVSGQESVTPIIEDFTIYRGATDITEDIIYDENYRILLLSPDLETADDSEVDRINELYDYCVEHGYEFACVTASTPQGVEAWQENTGAEYPFYFMDKTVIRTIARGNPCVLLLKGGTILRKTSPSQLPDETLLVQPLDKLTYGQPEIYRPERRIWFIVLLYAMPMLFLLLTEKTVAMIIGRVRQWRDAHRRKKKENENDMIEKNNV comes from the coding sequence ATGGCGAACAAGACGATTAAAGATAATAGGAAATCTTCTTTGATTCAATGGCTTGTTTTTCTATCTCGCTTGATCGTAGGCGGAACGTTTGTGTTTTCGGGGTTTGTGAAGGTTATCGATCCCTATGGCACGGTTTATAAGTTTCAGGATTATTTTTCGGCGTTTCATCTCGATTTCCTTTCTTCTTTTGCCATGCTTTTTTCGGTGGCTCTTTCTGTCATCGAGTTTGTGTTAGGAGTACATCTGCTGTTTGGATCTTATCGTAAGTCTACCCCTCGGCTGATCTTTATTTTTCTTTGTGTGATGACTCCTGTCACTCTTTATTTGGCAATAGCCAATCCTATATCCGATTGTGGTTGTTTCGGGGATGCGGTTCATCTAAGTAACTGGGCTACATTTTTCAAAAATGTATTGCTATTGATTATCGTATTGTTTTTAGTTTACCGGAATACCTCTTTGAGAGCTTTGTATAATCAGCAGGTGCAATGGCTCACCGGATTGTATTCGCTGTTGTTTGTCTTCTTTTTTGTTTATATTGGTACGTATTATCAGCCCTATCTCGATTTTCGGCCTTATAAAATAGGCGTAAATATACCGGAAGCATTGGCTGTCGAAGAGCCGGAGCGTGAATTTGTGTTCATTTATGAAAAGAACGGCGAGAGGAAGGAGTTTTTACTCGATAATCTGCCTTCGGAAGAAGAGGGGTGGGTATTTGTAGATAGGTATGAAAAGACAGTTTCGGGACAGGAATCCGTAACACCGATAATCGAGGATTTTACTATCTATCGTGGAGCGACCGATATAACCGAGGATATTATTTATGACGAGAACTATCGTATTCTATTGCTTTCGCCAGATCTTGAAACTGCCGATGATAGTGAGGTCGACCGAATTAACGAGCTTTATGATTATTGTGTCGAGCATGGATATGAGTTTGCTTGCGTTACGGCTTCTACCCCGCAGGGTGTAGAGGCTTGGCAAGAAAATACAGGGGCGGAATATCCGTTCTATTTTATGGATAAAACGGTTATCCGCACTATTGCGAGAGGAAATCCGTGTGTGCTGTTATTGAAGGGGGGGACGATATTACGAAAAACTTCTCCTTCACAATTGCCCGATGAGACATTGTTGGTTCAGCCGCTGGATAAGCTTACATACGGTCAGCCGGAAATTTATCGACCGGAAAGACGGATATGGTTTATCGTTTTGTTATATGCCATGCCGATGCTCTTTTTGTTGTTGACCGAGAAAACCGTGGCGATGATAATCGGACGCGTACGGCAGTGGCGGGATGCCCATCGTCGAAAGAAAAAAGAGAATGAAAATGATATGATAGAAAAAAATAATGTATAG
- a CDS encoding DUF1599 domain-containing protein, producing the protein MADTIAQFEHVISICRDLFVKKLKDYGASWRIMRPQSVTDQIFIKAKRIRSIETKGESKIDEGVRSELIGIVNYGIIGLIQLHLGYSDSEDITVERALDLYDKYMTETKELMYAKNHDYDEAWRSMRISSYTDLILTKICRTKQIENNNGKTLVSEGVDANYMDMINYSLFGLIKIEYGEQDD; encoded by the coding sequence ATGGCAGATACTATTGCACAGTTCGAACACGTTATCTCTATTTGCAGGGATTTATTCGTCAAGAAGCTGAAAGATTATGGCGCTTCATGGCGGATTATGCGTCCGCAGTCGGTCACCGACCAAATCTTTATTAAGGCAAAACGTATAAGAAGTATAGAGACGAAAGGCGAAAGCAAAATAGATGAGGGTGTCCGTTCGGAACTAATCGGAATTGTTAACTATGGTATTATAGGATTAATTCAATTGCATCTCGGATATTCCGATTCGGAGGATATAACTGTCGAGAGGGCTTTGGATCTGTATGACAAATACATGACGGAAACAAAGGAGTTGATGTATGCCAAAAATCATGATTACGACGAGGCTTGGAGAAGTATGCGCATCAGTTCATACACCGATTTGATATTGACAAAGATTTGTCGGACTAAGCAAATAGAGAATAACAACGGTAAAACTCTTGTCTCGGAAGGAGTCGATGCCAACTATATGGATATGATTAACTATTCATTGTTTGGTCTTATAAAAATAGAATATGGCGAACAAGACGATTAA